ctataagctcaggtgactgaaatgtcacatggctaggagggtgtggaacctcagagatagacttattagtcatctatacaaagatagacttatcagtcatctaaacaaagattgacttattagtcatctatacagagatagacttatcagtcatctacacagagatagacttatcagtcatcttttcagagatagaattattagtcatctactcagagatagacttatcagtcatctatacagagatagacttatcagtcatctacataaggatagacttattagtcatctataaagAGTATGACTTATTATCGTCTATTcaaagagagacttattagtcgtctacctcagagagaattattagtcatctacctaagAGCGAGAGACTttttagtcatctactcagagcgcaggactccacaaacctttatttgtacctgcttgcatgcatgagtaaggttattactgctaggcatgcctattatgatttagtgacatgttattacctgtttatgagcatgtttaagttttcttgctgagtttcagctcacgggtgctatgtggtgcaagtaaaggcaaaacaaAGCTGGACCATcattaagttggagagcttaggtgacgatgtgtacatatgccgcTGCTCGACCTCCACAGCCAAGGTTTTAacgaggaactagggttaaaccctatttttgccgcttaggtcagcttgttgtaaatcttttattgtaattaacctttaaaatatattttgggatcccaatgtatacagtaaacgttttagtgaaacgttgtttctttaacaaaaaattttaaccctaaatcgttaatcacatttagttacacgattatggccaaatgactcggttagcgagtttagcattgtttaaaatgcacaacataatggtccctaggtagtagggcgttacaggtactAAGGCCCTTTCTCATTTTtcagagaatggacgcttagtCATTTTACCTTCCAGACAAGATTTGCAGACAGGTAAGTAACCCATtatgagttccctcaaaggcccggcCTTTGGAAGTCTTTTAATCCTATCATATTTAATATGACCAAggcgaagatgccaaaggtataTCATGTGATCATTATCGATCTTTTTGTTGTTTGATGATCCTAGGATTAGCTACCTTAAATAATTCATTGTTAAGTGTGAAGGATTaattaggtcgcaaaatatacaagctattttccatacatccaacacacaattcacatccattaaaggaaatagatatattaagacttgtgaaagtaacaacaaatcgttgttgatgtaataaagaaactaaaactaaattcctactaaagtttggaataaaatagatatcatccaacaacataaatttatttccaaaatttaaataGGCTTGTCCTTTTGCTTTGACCTCCACGAATTCACCatttccaactctaagctttagcTCGCCCTCCTCCACCGCTTTCTAGTTGCTAAGTAGCTGCAAAGAAGTACACACAAGATTAGCGGATCTTGAATCAACTATAAAAAGAgaagaatcatcctctaaaacacatgcatccaagacaaataaATTACTATTACCTTGGATTCCAGTTGCCTTGAGGGCAGGGCAATTACGCTTCCAACGCCCCTCCTCCTTGCAGTGGAAACATTGTCCTTTAGCCTTCTTGCTAGTTGGCTTTGCTTCAGCAGGATTTTTAGTTGTCGGTGCCTTTCTAGTTGCTTGCTTCTTAGCCATCTTTTTCTCCTTCCTTGCTTTCTCTTCTTGCTCTCAAGTACAAGGCTAGGTTAGCCTCACCTTGAGCCCCTGATAGTGGCAGCCTTCTTCTCAGGTCCATTACTCGGTCCACTGTTTATTCCTTCATACATCTGGAGCTCATTCAACAGCTGAGTCATTCCATAGTCTAGCTTGTTAAAGAAATAGTTCGTGGTGAACATAAGGAAACTACGTGCAAGGTTGTTGAGAATGATTCCAACTTGAGTCTTCTCATCAGCTGTTGCTCCATGCAGCTCaacttcttggaagtatttcatcaTCTTAATGAAATGATCATGACCATGTTGGCCAGGTGCCATCCTACAATTCACATACTTCTTGGTAGCCTCGAAACTAGCTTGCGATGACTTGTGCCCAAACATTTCTTGGAGTTTCTCCATGATGTCGTAAGTAGTTTCAACATTCTCCATCTTAGTCCTTAGCATTTTTGACATGTTGACGAGCATGTATGCATTGGCCTTGTTGTTGGAAGCAGTCCAACGTTCATACTTCTCGGCCTTTGAGGTGTTCTCTATGGGAAAGTCAGGTTCGGTTTCACTCATCATGAATTTTGAGTTGTCATCGATCAACACTATATGGATATTAGACTTTCATTTCATGAAGTTCTCGCCGGTTAGCAACTCCTTGGACAAAAGAGAAATAATGGGGTTGGAGGCcatagagctacaattatcaataaagtagaaatCAACCCATTGTTTGACAAATATTCATTCATATAAATTtcagaaatagcacaacatataaaCAATGTTCAAGGATAAGTAAATACTAAAAAACACTTATCTTTCTATTTCTTAAGTATTTCAACTAGCCATGAACTTATGTATCATGGTAGACgtgagtcacaaatattcacttagttaaatagagaaacatttcaattaataaaatgtcCTATACTTTTATTAATAACATATCCATTCGATCAAAGTAACAAAAACAaattatttcttactttatgagtttgacccacaatTTTGATTATCAtggacttaattcctatagtcatcggagggatgagtctatagaatgTACATccataaccatctatcctaagaaattcaaCCATGTTAAGAGttcagtgaacaccttccgtagggagacgaaatctaAGCGCCATTATGCCTCACTAAAACCTAACAtcgttaaatcaacggtggagattgaATTTAGATTTTTAGAAACTCGTTATtaaatctttttttattttattcttttgaaaattaccaacttaggattgccaaattattaaaataatcaatgaaccatagtttataattttcctattaattctaaaattacctttgaaaattaatccaaaaaaaattagaattaatttttttctaataattattaggtccaactaaaaatatTAACCTAatataattaagtccaacttaggtaaatgagccttaacaattcgagcttgcatggaggagagttgggttcagtatgtcgaacccactactaaggctctcTAACTTCCACACAAAACCCAGAAAGACAAGAATTTGAACCTTCGTATTATTAATTGATATTCAATTGTTTAggcccaatctagtaatgcaaagcaaatgggtcttcactagtggaaccacccacaagagagaaatttaaggaaaaattgggtcatcattatacttatatttaaagcccaaatacaaaaaataacataataatgatgcatgacatgttaaaaattggatggACCTAGCATATCAATCTATATAGCATGTTACTAATTTATGACATTTATTTCCAAAATATATCATTtttccaaaaaataaataaatcataactAACCAACAATAATTAgacatttataaatttaaaaataattaattaaatacaagaatttatcataaaaaaattatattaattaattaaatttaaatttgattgttaaatttagaaaatatcccacaaaataaggaaaccaaaaaaaaatttatttatttattaaccataaataattttgaaatttaaaattttataaaaaaatatcactttcccaaaaaaatatcaatttttgaaATTTATGGTTTccccaaaaatattttttttcacttGGCACACGCGCACGCACGTCGCCCAGCGCGCCTACACCTCGCTCCCAGCGCACGCGTGCCAAATGGTCCAAAAAGTCAAAATGTAACGTCCTAAAATTGATATTAAGACTGAGTGCCTTGGTTACTGTGCCAGGAgtgttggagttttatgccctaattaaaactcaaattctttgtaatctcattttattatcaataaaagaatataaatcattttttgacttggtcaatcactttgctcacatgttttattttcatgattatttgtttaatataaacttctattaaatcccgagcatatagctaatcttatttatagtgacgtaatcacagtggaatataaatatgattatatgttcaaaataagttagtcctaagattagtcagtgcactggatttacactgacttgccaatctacgatatgatctacttacacattacagtgttatgttctttccagaatattagcaaagtagataagatcagatgtatttgttacatcggactggaccgatattgacagttgataagataagtaaacataccgttattatctattctagtcatatcatatagttgaccatagggcaattcaatctcaattctgagtggttagtattctaactgattgtattatttgagttctttgacttgttcgttacccgcttaccctacggactagcccatacttacatcttgggaactcggtagtataattgagtgggagtgttaattatagatatgaacatctatagcttctgatgaagaagtgaaacgatggtttccttttagtttggttcaaggtgttaaatgatagagatctcatttcagtaattaaattagtttactgaaatatcatttacaaggaactaagtgttttaaggataaaatacaatgaggggtaaaacggtattttagtcctatctcattgtagaccgtctatagaggattgagtgacaattatggttgtaacaatggataattaatagcgtatctatatttgttatagagcgttctatgaattcaagagtgcaattccgagtctatagtggagtcacgaggaattaataagttagtaaatttatttgttagatttatgataacttattggagcttgatttcataggcccatggtccccattgtaccttggataaaatcatctagatattctcaattaattgatttaatcatcaattataattttcaaagttgaccaagtcaattttggatagtttcacagagttgtgtaattttgagaagaaaagagaaattatggcagatttattaattaagataaattggtatctaaattaataaagaagtttaaatcaaggttcaaattataaataattaatttgataaaggatttaaataactatttaattaattaaatcaatagaaaataatacaggccttgattttaagtccaatgggcttacaatcaaatgggaaatttcacgggcctatagcccatgataatttcgacctagggcttcaaaatggctattattttattgattttttaattaaattaaatggcctaattgagtctataaaaggagtgcttagagagaagtcaaaacataagtttgataagtcacaagtcagattttctgatagttttagattctctctaaacacaagtctttttctaagccactttgttattttctcttcttctctttatatctatctcatgtgttgagaatttcccacactagtctaggtggttctaaggatacattggaagatcgtgaagaaaatagaagatcggttcagtttcttgataatactctgcgacagagaggatacaagagttagagaaactgaaggaaggactctttaattccgctgcgtatgctgtaagtattctattctttgtttctctttgaattcaattttagaaacatgttttaggctatctcgtattaatttgtttaatattagatatacatgaaaataaataaatatcctgtataagctaatccaacaaggAGGGCATAATCGAATGTATCTATGGAATTAATGTAATATATGTAAGATAATGTGGTATAAATGATTCATGTGGTAATgtgactagttatgcatgtttgtgtgtattaaatatacatgtggacccatttttgtaaattggggcatgtttGCATTGTTGGCCCGCTAAgcgcataaatgtaattatgtatgtgttatgagtgagacccactgttatggggatatatttgagatgtgtggtctccGGCAATCTTGGTGAGAGGATaagtggaatagtcacaatggggtctaatacccggctcggggtgagcctaggggtattttggtaatttagtacattacggGGATTGATCGAGTAATGGGAAATTTTTTGgcaattatttgaggatattggaagtaacaggaattataaggcgttaattatgattaacgggatatgaGGCAAAAGACAAATTTTCCCTTGTGAGTAATAGACGATAGTAGTTGGCTAAGGGGAATTTTGGACTTTTTTCCTAAGGGATAGATATGCCCAGCTGACCTCAGAAGTTAGTGTAATACTTAGAACTCTCTTAGCTCACAACCTTCTCTCTCTCAGCTCTCTATCACGTttcctctatctctctctctcacagtCTTTGAGGTTTGATCTTGATTTTAATGAAAAGGCTAGGGAATTAAAGATTCAAGCTGGGAATTTAAGTAGGAGGAAGTTAAGGGACATAATCCATTACTGAGGTAAGCTTTAACCCCTCATTTGATTCAAGTTTGTTTTAGGTTTAAGGGTGTTCTTGAGATGTTCTtaagcttcaaagctcaagtatGGATTTTTGTGTTTTGGTGGATTTTTGATCAAGTGtgaacttgggttttgttgaggtTAACTTATTGATGAGGTTCTGAGGTTGAATTGTGAGTTTGGATTGTGTTTAGATGAGATTTTGGTGGCTTGAATTCAGgcaaaaacgcaggggaaaacccagggaattctgggttcgtaggggaGCGCCCCAGCGTTGGAATTGGACACCTCGACGCTATGCAAGGGAAGGCAaggggggctctctgacttggttgGCACTCTAGCACTGTCCTTGGGCGCCCCAGCGATGTACCAGTCTCAGCAAAACCCATTTTTAGAGCTTAGGAGGACTTGGGGGCTCAAGGGATGGTTCTAACAGCCCGTTGGGTGGGATTGGAAGTCTCGAGAGCACGGTAGTGGTCCTAGAGTTTGTTTATAGAGATTGGATCTTAATGAGGTTATTAtctattgttgtgactaggttattgctagggctCAGGATATGATCGTGCTCGAGGTTCATTCATTCTTAACCAGTAACGTCTCGAATTAGCTATTAAGGccgagtgccttgattactatgCCTGGAGGGAATAATCATAATTATAGGCAGTATTAGTGGAACATATGTGTGAATATGCggtataaattatttatatggtaatgtgaaaatatataaatgcatgtttaggtgaattaaatatccatgtgggctcgtttctattaattagggcatatttgtaatttttgacccattgatggtatatttgcgttatgtatatgttttgagtgagaccccagtgttatggggatatatttgagatgtgtggtccgagacagTCCCagggagcggattagcagaatagtcacaacagggttgaataCCCATcacggggtgagcctaggggtattttggggaaacCTAGTGAGTATTCAGGATTTATCAGATAACGagtaattatttagtgattatttgggtgTGTCAAGACTAATTGTGAATTTATAGGGCTACATGAGGATTAGCAGGAAACGTGGAAAATGATGATTTCACCCTTGGGGCCATTAAAGGATAAGGTTATgcttaaggggaattttggtcttttatcAAAGGGATAGACTCAGCTAAGTTGGAAGACCCTGGAAACTAAAAGAAATGGGTACAAACACTCTCTCTCACATTCTTTTCTCTCTCCCACTAAGTTTTTCTCTCAAAGCTTGGAAGTGTAGAATTTTGGAGCTTTTAACTTGGAGATGATCTGAATTAGACTTGAGGTGGTGACTGAAGATTGGAGGTGGCTAGGAGTACCAACAGCTAAGGGGGGATTCGAATTTTGCTAAGATTTAAAGGTATGGAGTAGAACCTTGAGCTATTTAAGTGTTATTGGTGAGTTTTGAATTTGATGTTTAGGAATATTTTAGAAGCTACAGGTTGTTAGTTATCGTGTATCTGAATTGCTGGAATGATTCAGGTGGCTTATTTGGGGTAAAAACTGAGTTTGGAATGATTTTGGGGAGTTTAGGAATTTGAAAATGCTGGGAAAAATAGGGTTTGCAGGTCcgagctgcgaccctgttcttcaggcatcaCGGCGCGCATAAACCCAGGAGGCTTGGGAGCCATTAAAATGGTCCAGGCACCGCGACACAAGTTGAGGCGCGCTGCAGCCCGTGTCCCCCAGAAGAGAGCCTCAGggccctctgacttgtagcgcactGCGTCCCTAAGGGGCTAGGTTGCAGCTCAAATGGAGGATATTGACCaattgagggttttaagcttgggaactcaaatctaaaggctcgggaaggattctactacctggtttagtagaatccgaggtcctgaaggctagtatattattctaaAGCTTTTAAGTTGGTTTAGGTCTTAATGGTTATCccttattgcgttgtgactaggttttaatGCTCAGGCTTGGGTTTAGGGGATTGTGATTGAGATCGCACTATATGGTCAGCTcgagactcaggtaagaaaattgtctgtgcccgtagagctatattgtgcttagcgttatgtatattttttttttaactattatgtcatacatgtgtttgtgacGGAGAGGCAAAGGCTAGGAATGGCAAAGGCCGGGAGCGGCGATGGCTGGGATTGGTAGAGGTCAGGAACAACAAAGGTCAGGAACTGCATAGGCcgggagcggcaaaggccggaatcggcattaagcatgctgaatgcaggccgccagagcgagaccctctaagggtgttgtactcacccactTGATGaagaccgtgaacttggtgcttGGTAACGCACCCTGATCGGCGTAGGCCACTATTGTGAATTCTGATAGGAACTAGTAAGTTTCTATTGTGCTTGATTAATTATGCATTCATTAAAacaaattattatatgttgtgttgtgaagttttcttgtcGGGCTTCGCCtcacggatgctctatggtgtaggtaagggcaaaggataGGCCGACCAAGCATaagttagagggcatggagcggcaCGCACATGTTTGGCCTACATGGCTGCCACgcctggggtagttttgaggaacatgctgtaaatgttttattttgtcgcctaggttgactataagtaaattttgaggtgtaaatatgttttaaacgatattgtgggatcccaatgtaacacttttatgatttaaatgaatgtccaaacttTTATACTAAAATCGtatttaaatgagtcttcattttaattaatcATGCTTCtagacctaaaacctcgattaggaattaattacacattttaaaatcacgtggtaacggctctagggtagtagggcgttacaacttggtattagagcgagcaaaggtttatggttcttggagattaaccgaacatgtacgctcattgccaaagacaagctcaacttagGCTTATTTGGTATTAAGTGAAATACTTGTTTAGTTGCTTATTTGAATTTCCTTATTTGCTTGTTAATATAGGGAGCATGACCATTATACACTTTTGTCATGGTATGCTTATTGTATGTGGCAATTGTATTGTTTGGCCCTGCTTGTGGAGTAGTTTCGGATATAAGTATCATGCCTGATAGATTAAGTCATTAACTGCAGACATACTTAGAAGTTATGTATCCAAGGAAGTAAATAGGACTAGGCATTGTTAATAGTTGGGTTGTGGATGACAATCGAGGCCAGAATCCTACATCTACCCCCTGGGATTAGCACCAGATGTTTGCTGGCATGCAGGCTAGATTGCAAaagcaggaggaagagattaggtggtttaGATAGTGGGTTACCCTGTGTGTTTTGGCAACAATGGCACCAGTTTGGGTTCAATTGGAGGGAAGGAACATAAGGGAATTATTGTATGAAAGCTTCCAAGagcattatcctccagtttttgagggaggcatGGACCCGTTCAGAGTGGATGGCCATGATTAGCTCTATCCTTGACCatatgggagtggtaggcaatgataAGGTATCCTGTGCCATGTACATGCTGCGGGAGGATGCCTGAACGTGGTCGGAAATGGTATCCCAGACCCGgaatgttgttatgatgggttgggaggaattcagacaattTTTCAACGATAGGTACAACTCTGATGTAGTTCGAATTgcaaagaccaatgagtttatgaatttggttcaagGCAGTAAGACAGTGACAAAATATGTAaacgaatttgatgggttggccaaattcgcttttgatttggtaccaacagatATGGCCCAGAAAGAACGATTTATTCAATGGCTGAACCGTGGGGTAGCCCAGAGAGTTAGGATTGGTCCAATCCATGAGATTTCTACTTACGCTCAGGCGGTAGGAATGGTCCTTGCTATAGAGGACACATGAGGTCAGATATGGAGCGAGAGTGTCGTGGGGCAGGAAACTCATGCAATTGTACCCCCATTTGTTGGAGCAGGtgagggcggaggccccagtaaccagaaaagaaagacccttgatagttctactactcttGGTCCTTACAGGAGGGGTCATAGTATTCAGGGAGGTCGTCAGGGCGGCAACgaggtctggagaagttatccaatGTGTgctaggtgcaggagacgccatctagAAGAGTGCTGAGTGAAGGCATGTCTTCTgtgtggaatagttgggcacttCAAGAGGGATTCCCGAGATCAAGGAGAGGAGAATTAAGGAGTGTGGATAGCCCGACTCCAGTTCGAGTGTCTGCCCTAATGTAGACAGAGCCCGAGGCTGGATCCTCGGAGATGACaggttggctttctagttcttgtTCTTTTACATTATGTTGTTTGAGTCTGGTGTTATGTATCTCTTAATGGAGATATAGATATGTGGTACATACTGCACGGTTATATGTTATGGGGCTTGAGACCTTGTGTCTACTAGGGAAAGTTGATAATTTACAGGAAGTGGGTCAGAGTATTTTAGGTAGGAAGTTAGCAGTAATAATTGATTGAGATGGTTATATGAGGATCTTGGTATGATCCTAAGAATGGATTTGTTTGCCAATAAGGGACAACCACAGACTAAAAGAGAGAATGGTGACTTACgggtttaaaaggaaaggacccggCTGCAATTACGGGATGCCTAGctattgtggtaggtaccactaaGGTTATGTCAGTTAGACCATAGGGAAACTGGATCGGTTAATGGGATTTCAGATAGGTTACATGGATTCGCCAGGATTGCGGTCGTGACTAGGAAATTGAGTGTGCTATGGGAATAAGGCAAGAATAGAACCAGTATTagagacatcatgaagaatgatgcTAGTTGAGCAGCCAGAATTAAAGATTTAGTAAAAGGAGTTACTTGACCTAAGGGTGATCAGTCGGAGGATCTTACCATGGGACCTGTCAACGCCATGGGTTAAGGAGAAGGTCGAGTCTATGAGAATGTGTTTGTATATGGATAGCCAAATAAGGTCATTGTTAAGAATAGATGTCCattgccaagaatgaaggatttaCTTGCCCAATTTCAAAGTATGACAATTCTCTcaagaattgaccctcgatctggttattactagctgaggatcaaggaaaaagacatttcaagaattgctGCTCACACCAAGTATAATGTGAT
The genomic region above belongs to Humulus lupulus chromosome 1, drHumLupu1.1, whole genome shotgun sequence and contains:
- the LOC133821403 gene encoding uncharacterized protein LOC133821403; the protein is MSETEPDFPIENTSKAEKYERWTASNNKANAYMLVNMSKMLRTKMENVETTYDIMEKLQEMFGHKSSQASFEATKKYVNCRMAPGQHGHDHFIKMMKYFQEVELHGATADEKTQVGIILNNLARSFLMFTTNYFFNKLDYGMTQLLNELQMYEGINSGPSNGPEKKAATIRGSR